In one Balaenoptera musculus isolate JJ_BM4_2016_0621 chromosome 2, mBalMus1.pri.v3, whole genome shotgun sequence genomic region, the following are encoded:
- the LOC118889965 gene encoding 40S ribosomal protein S20-like: MAFKDTRKTPVEPEVAIHGIRITLAGCSVQSLEKVCADLIRGAKEKNLKMKGPVRRLPRLRITTRKTPCGEGSKTWDRFQMRIHKQLMDLHSPSEIVKHITSISTEPGAEVEVTMADA; the protein is encoded by the coding sequence atggcTTTTAAAGATACCAGAAAGACTCCTGTGGAGCCCGAGGTGGCGATTCACGGCATTAGAATCACCCTCGCCGGCTGCAGCGTGCAGTCTTTGGAGAAGGTATGTGCTGACCTGATCAGAGGTGCgaaggaaaagaatctcaaaatgaAAGGACCGGTTCGACGCCTACCAAGACTCAGAATAACTACAAGGAAAACTCCTTGTGGTGAAGGTTCTAAGACTTGGGATCGTTTCCAGATGAGGATCCACAAGCAACTCATGGACCTGCACAGTCCTTCTGAGATTGTCAAGCATATCACTTCCATCAGTACTGAGCCAGGAGCTGAGGTTGAAGTCACCATGGCAGATGCTTAA
- the LOC118891259 gene encoding ferritin heavy chain, producing the protein MTTASPSQVRQNYHQDSEAAINRQINLELYASYVYLSMSYYFDRDDVALKNFAKYFLHQSHEEREHAEKLMKLQNQRGGRIFLQDIKKPDRDDWENGLNAMECALHLEKSVNQSLLELHKLATEKNDPHLCDFIETHYLNEQVKSIKELGDHVTNLRTMGAPESGMAHYLFDKHTLGNSDNES; encoded by the coding sequence ATGACGACCGCGTCCCCTTCTCAGGTGCGCCAGAACTACCACCAGGACTCGGAGGCCGCCATCAATCGCCAGATCAACCTGGAGCTCTACGCCTCCTACGTCTACCTGTCCATGTCGTACTATTTTGACCGCGATGATGTGGCATTGAAGAACTTTGCCAAATACTTTCTTCACCAATCTCATGAGGAGAGGGAACATGCTGAGAAACTGATGAAGCTGCAGAACCAGCGGGGTGGCCGAATCTTCCTGCAGGATATCAAGAAACCAGACCGTGATGACTGGGAGAATGGGCTGAATGCAATGGAATGTGCGCTACACTTGGAAAAAAGTGTGAATCAGTCACTACTGGAACTGCACAAATTGGCCACTGAGAAAAATGACCCCCATTTGTGTGACTTCATTGAGACTCATTACCTGAATGAGCAGGTGAAATCCATTAAAGAATTGGGTGACCACGTAACCAATTTGCGCACGATGGGGGCCCCCGAATCTGGCATGGCACATTATCTCTTTGACAAGCACACCCTGGGAAATAGTGATAATGAAAGCTAA